The following are encoded together in the Oreochromis niloticus isolate F11D_XX linkage group LG12, O_niloticus_UMD_NMBU, whole genome shotgun sequence genome:
- the rsrc2 gene encoding arginine/serine-rich coiled-coil protein 2 isoform X6 — protein MSASDNDSVDLTRSGSPVHHRKRHMESSKSPRSSKHHHSRSRSRSRDRKRDRKYRRSRSRSKEARKRDSEKPSKSHRKTDEPQDQERLSAENGEERSRRKDRKSSKGRSLSRSHSRERRHHSRSRDKRRSRSRSRDKKKKARSRSGSRTKHRHHSRSRSKSRERKKRTEKVRRKSRSRTPSPPAFRGRNTAMDAQEALARRLERAKKLQEQKEKEMFEKQQQQQQEIAAAAAAAVSNPALNVAALLASGTQVTPQIAMAAQMAALQAKTLAETGIAVPSYYNPSAVNPMKFAEQEKKRKMLWQGKKDGEKSQTAELWEKLNFGNKDQNVKFRKLMGIKDDDEVEAAKPLNDDGMKTLQKQEEMFRNLDVQYEMARSQTHTQRGMGLGFSSSFSRGMDSM, from the exons ATGTCG GCGAGTGACAACGACTCTGTCGACTTGACCAGATCTGGCTCCCCAGTTCATCACAGAAAAAGGCATATGGAGTCATCAAAGTCCCCCAGAAGCTCCAAACACCACCATTCACGGTCAAGGTCACGCTCCAGGGACCGAAAAC GTGACAGAAAGTACAGACGCAGTCGCAGCAGGAGTAAAGAG GCACGAAAGAGGGACTCCGAGAAGCCATCAAaatcacacagaaaaacagatgAGCCGCAAGACCAAGAGAGACTTTCGGCAGAGAACGGAGAGGAGCGTTCCAGGCGCAAGGACAGGAAGTCTTCGAAGGGCCGGAGCCTGTCCAGGTCACACTCCAGAGAGAG ACGGCATCACAGCAGAAGTAGGGACAAGCGGCGATCGAGATCACGCAGCCgggacaagaagaagaaggccaGGTCTCGCTCGGGTTCAAGGACCAAACACCGTCACCATAGCAGAAGTCGCAGTAAGAGCAG GGAGCGTAAGAAAAGGACTGAAAAGGTGCGCAGGAAGAGCCGAAGCAGGACTCCTAGTCCACCCGCCTTCCGAGGCCGAAACACAGCCATGGATGCTCAAGAGGCCCTAGCAAGAAG GCTGGAGAGAGCAAAGAAACTGCAGGAGCAGAAGGAGAAGGAAATGTTtgagaaacagcagcagcaacaacaggaGATCGCTGCAG ccgctgCAGCAGCTGTCTCAAACCCTGCCCTCAATGTCGCGGCTCTCCTGGCCTCTGGGACGCAGGTCACACCTCAGATTGCCATGGCGGCACAGATGGCAGCCCTACAAGCAAAGACGCTGGCAGAGACCGGTATTGCTGTTCCCAGCTACTATAACCCATCCGCTGTAAACCCGATGAAGTTTGCAGagcaggagaagaagaggaaaatgcTATGGCAGGGAAAGAAGGATGGG GAGAAGTCCCAAACAGCCgagttgtgggagaagcttAACTTTGGAAACAAGGACCAAAATGTTAAATTTCGCAAACTGATGGGTATTAAA GACGATGATGAGGTGGAAGCTGCCAAACCACTGAACGATGATGGGATGAAGACGCTTCAGAAGCAGGAGGAGATGTTCAGGAACCTCGATGTTCAGTATGAGATGGCTCGCTCTCAGACGCACACTCAGAGAGGAATGGGCCTCGGCTTTTCCTCCTCGTTCTCACGTGGGATGGATTCCATGTAG
- the rsrc2 gene encoding arginine/serine-rich coiled-coil protein 2 isoform X2 codes for MSASDNDSVDLTRSGSPVHHRKRHMESSKSPRSSKHHHSRSRSRSRDRKRDRKYRRSRSRSKEARKRDSEKPSKSHRKTDEPQDQERLSAENGEERSRRKDRKSSKGRSLSRSHSRERRHHSRSRDKRRSRSRSRDKKKKARSRSGSRTKHRHHSRSRSKSRERKKRTEKVRRKSRSRTPSPPAFRGRNTAMDAQEALARRSLSDVQEDIKWSLNPAGSCHDGVRHTETQRLERAKKLQEQKEKEMFEKQQQQQQEIAAAAAAAAVSNPALNVAALLASGTQVTPQIAMAAQMAALQAKTLAETGIAVPSYYNPSAVNPMKFAEQEKKRKMLWQGKKDGEKSQTAELWEKLNFGNKDQNVKFRKLMGIKDDDEVEAAKPLNDDGMKTLQKQEEMFRNLDVQYEMARSQTHTQRGMGLGFSSSFSRGMDSM; via the exons ATGTCG GCGAGTGACAACGACTCTGTCGACTTGACCAGATCTGGCTCCCCAGTTCATCACAGAAAAAGGCATATGGAGTCATCAAAGTCCCCCAGAAGCTCCAAACACCACCATTCACGGTCAAGGTCACGCTCCAGGGACCGAAAAC GTGACAGAAAGTACAGACGCAGTCGCAGCAGGAGTAAAGAG GCACGAAAGAGGGACTCCGAGAAGCCATCAAaatcacacagaaaaacagatgAGCCGCAAGACCAAGAGAGACTTTCGGCAGAGAACGGAGAGGAGCGTTCCAGGCGCAAGGACAGGAAGTCTTCGAAGGGCCGGAGCCTGTCCAGGTCACACTCCAGAGAGAG ACGGCATCACAGCAGAAGTAGGGACAAGCGGCGATCGAGATCACGCAGCCgggacaagaagaagaaggccaGGTCTCGCTCGGGTTCAAGGACCAAACACCGTCACCATAGCAGAAGTCGCAGTAAGAGCAG GGAGCGTAAGAAAAGGACTGAAAAGGTGCGCAGGAAGAGCCGAAGCAGGACTCCTAGTCCACCCGCCTTCCGAGGCCGAAACACAGCCATGGATGCTCAAGAGGCCCTAGCAAGAAG ATCACTATCAGATGTACAGGAAGACATTAAATGGAGTTTAAATCCTGCTGGATCCTGTCATGATGGAGTTCGACATACAGAAACTCAAAG GCTGGAGAGAGCAAAGAAACTGCAGGAGCAGAAGGAGAAGGAAATGTTtgagaaacagcagcagcaacaacaggaGATCGCTGCAG cagccgctgCAGCAGCTGTCTCAAACCCTGCCCTCAATGTCGCGGCTCTCCTGGCCTCTGGGACGCAGGTCACACCTCAGATTGCCATGGCGGCACAGATGGCAGCCCTACAAGCAAAGACGCTGGCAGAGACCGGTATTGCTGTTCCCAGCTACTATAACCCATCCGCTGTAAACCCGATGAAGTTTGCAGagcaggagaagaagaggaaaatgcTATGGCAGGGAAAGAAGGATGGG GAGAAGTCCCAAACAGCCgagttgtgggagaagcttAACTTTGGAAACAAGGACCAAAATGTTAAATTTCGCAAACTGATGGGTATTAAA GACGATGATGAGGTGGAAGCTGCCAAACCACTGAACGATGATGGGATGAAGACGCTTCAGAAGCAGGAGGAGATGTTCAGGAACCTCGATGTTCAGTATGAGATGGCTCGCTCTCAGACGCACACTCAGAGAGGAATGGGCCTCGGCTTTTCCTCCTCGTTCTCACGTGGGATGGATTCCATGTAG
- the rsrc2 gene encoding arginine/serine-rich coiled-coil protein 2 isoform X3, whose protein sequence is MSASDNDSVDLTRSGSPVHHRKRHMESSKSPRSSKHHHSRSRSRSRDRKRDRKYRRSRSRSKEARKRDSEKPSKSHRKTDEPQDQERLSAENGEERSRRKDRKSSKGRSLSRSHSRERRHHSRSRDKRRSRSRSRDKKKKARSRSGSRTKHRHHSRSRSKSRERKKRTEKVRRKSRSRTPSPPAFRGRNTAMDAQEALARRSLSDVQEDIKWSLNPAGSCHDGVRHTETQRLERAKKLQEQKEKEMFEKQQQQQQEIAAAAAAAVSNPALNVAALLASGTQVTPQIAMAAQMAALQAKTLAETGIAVPSYYNPSAVNPMKFAEQEKKRKMLWQGKKDGEKSQTAELWEKLNFGNKDQNVKFRKLMGIKDDDEVEAAKPLNDDGMKTLQKQEEMFRNLDVQYEMARSQTHTQRGMGLGFSSSFSRGMDSM, encoded by the exons ATGTCG GCGAGTGACAACGACTCTGTCGACTTGACCAGATCTGGCTCCCCAGTTCATCACAGAAAAAGGCATATGGAGTCATCAAAGTCCCCCAGAAGCTCCAAACACCACCATTCACGGTCAAGGTCACGCTCCAGGGACCGAAAAC GTGACAGAAAGTACAGACGCAGTCGCAGCAGGAGTAAAGAG GCACGAAAGAGGGACTCCGAGAAGCCATCAAaatcacacagaaaaacagatgAGCCGCAAGACCAAGAGAGACTTTCGGCAGAGAACGGAGAGGAGCGTTCCAGGCGCAAGGACAGGAAGTCTTCGAAGGGCCGGAGCCTGTCCAGGTCACACTCCAGAGAGAG ACGGCATCACAGCAGAAGTAGGGACAAGCGGCGATCGAGATCACGCAGCCgggacaagaagaagaaggccaGGTCTCGCTCGGGTTCAAGGACCAAACACCGTCACCATAGCAGAAGTCGCAGTAAGAGCAG GGAGCGTAAGAAAAGGACTGAAAAGGTGCGCAGGAAGAGCCGAAGCAGGACTCCTAGTCCACCCGCCTTCCGAGGCCGAAACACAGCCATGGATGCTCAAGAGGCCCTAGCAAGAAG ATCACTATCAGATGTACAGGAAGACATTAAATGGAGTTTAAATCCTGCTGGATCCTGTCATGATGGAGTTCGACATACAGAAACTCAAAG GCTGGAGAGAGCAAAGAAACTGCAGGAGCAGAAGGAGAAGGAAATGTTtgagaaacagcagcagcaacaacaggaGATCGCTGCAG ccgctgCAGCAGCTGTCTCAAACCCTGCCCTCAATGTCGCGGCTCTCCTGGCCTCTGGGACGCAGGTCACACCTCAGATTGCCATGGCGGCACAGATGGCAGCCCTACAAGCAAAGACGCTGGCAGAGACCGGTATTGCTGTTCCCAGCTACTATAACCCATCCGCTGTAAACCCGATGAAGTTTGCAGagcaggagaagaagaggaaaatgcTATGGCAGGGAAAGAAGGATGGG GAGAAGTCCCAAACAGCCgagttgtgggagaagcttAACTTTGGAAACAAGGACCAAAATGTTAAATTTCGCAAACTGATGGGTATTAAA GACGATGATGAGGTGGAAGCTGCCAAACCACTGAACGATGATGGGATGAAGACGCTTCAGAAGCAGGAGGAGATGTTCAGGAACCTCGATGTTCAGTATGAGATGGCTCGCTCTCAGACGCACACTCAGAGAGGAATGGGCCTCGGCTTTTCCTCCTCGTTCTCACGTGGGATGGATTCCATGTAG
- the rsrc2 gene encoding arginine/serine-rich coiled-coil protein 2 isoform X1, whose product MSASDNDSVDLTRSGSPVHHRKRHMESSKSPRSSKHHHSRSRSRSRDRKRDRKYRRSRSRSKEARKRDSEKPSKSHRKTDEPQDQERLSAENGEERSRRKDRKSSKGRSLSRSHSRERRHHSRSRDKRRSRSRSRDKKKKARSRSGSRTKHRHHSRSRSKSRERKKRTEKVRRKSRSRTPSPPAFRGRNTAMDAQEALARRSLSDVQEDIKWSLNPAGSCHDGVRHTETQRLERAKKLQEQKEKEMFEKQQQQQQEIAAAAAAAAAVSNPALNVAALLASGTQVTPQIAMAAQMAALQAKTLAETGIAVPSYYNPSAVNPMKFAEQEKKRKMLWQGKKDGEKSQTAELWEKLNFGNKDQNVKFRKLMGIKDDDEVEAAKPLNDDGMKTLQKQEEMFRNLDVQYEMARSQTHTQRGMGLGFSSSFSRGMDSM is encoded by the exons ATGTCG GCGAGTGACAACGACTCTGTCGACTTGACCAGATCTGGCTCCCCAGTTCATCACAGAAAAAGGCATATGGAGTCATCAAAGTCCCCCAGAAGCTCCAAACACCACCATTCACGGTCAAGGTCACGCTCCAGGGACCGAAAAC GTGACAGAAAGTACAGACGCAGTCGCAGCAGGAGTAAAGAG GCACGAAAGAGGGACTCCGAGAAGCCATCAAaatcacacagaaaaacagatgAGCCGCAAGACCAAGAGAGACTTTCGGCAGAGAACGGAGAGGAGCGTTCCAGGCGCAAGGACAGGAAGTCTTCGAAGGGCCGGAGCCTGTCCAGGTCACACTCCAGAGAGAG ACGGCATCACAGCAGAAGTAGGGACAAGCGGCGATCGAGATCACGCAGCCgggacaagaagaagaaggccaGGTCTCGCTCGGGTTCAAGGACCAAACACCGTCACCATAGCAGAAGTCGCAGTAAGAGCAG GGAGCGTAAGAAAAGGACTGAAAAGGTGCGCAGGAAGAGCCGAAGCAGGACTCCTAGTCCACCCGCCTTCCGAGGCCGAAACACAGCCATGGATGCTCAAGAGGCCCTAGCAAGAAG ATCACTATCAGATGTACAGGAAGACATTAAATGGAGTTTAAATCCTGCTGGATCCTGTCATGATGGAGTTCGACATACAGAAACTCAAAG GCTGGAGAGAGCAAAGAAACTGCAGGAGCAGAAGGAGAAGGAAATGTTtgagaaacagcagcagcaacaacaggaGATCGCTGCAG cagcagccgctgCAGCAGCTGTCTCAAACCCTGCCCTCAATGTCGCGGCTCTCCTGGCCTCTGGGACGCAGGTCACACCTCAGATTGCCATGGCGGCACAGATGGCAGCCCTACAAGCAAAGACGCTGGCAGAGACCGGTATTGCTGTTCCCAGCTACTATAACCCATCCGCTGTAAACCCGATGAAGTTTGCAGagcaggagaagaagaggaaaatgcTATGGCAGGGAAAGAAGGATGGG GAGAAGTCCCAAACAGCCgagttgtgggagaagcttAACTTTGGAAACAAGGACCAAAATGTTAAATTTCGCAAACTGATGGGTATTAAA GACGATGATGAGGTGGAAGCTGCCAAACCACTGAACGATGATGGGATGAAGACGCTTCAGAAGCAGGAGGAGATGTTCAGGAACCTCGATGTTCAGTATGAGATGGCTCGCTCTCAGACGCACACTCAGAGAGGAATGGGCCTCGGCTTTTCCTCCTCGTTCTCACGTGGGATGGATTCCATGTAG
- the rsrc2 gene encoding arginine/serine-rich coiled-coil protein 2 isoform X4, with amino-acid sequence MSASDNDSVDLTRSGSPVHHRKRHMESSKSPRSSKHHHSRSRSRSRDRKRDRKYRRSRSRSKEARKRDSEKPSKSHRKTDEPQDQERLSAENGEERSRRKDRKSSKGRSLSRSHSRERRHHSRSRDKRRSRSRSRDKKKKARSRSGSRTKHRHHSRSRSKSRERKKRTEKVRRKSRSRTPSPPAFRGRNTAMDAQEALARRLERAKKLQEQKEKEMFEKQQQQQQEIAAAAAAAAAVSNPALNVAALLASGTQVTPQIAMAAQMAALQAKTLAETGIAVPSYYNPSAVNPMKFAEQEKKRKMLWQGKKDGEKSQTAELWEKLNFGNKDQNVKFRKLMGIKDDDEVEAAKPLNDDGMKTLQKQEEMFRNLDVQYEMARSQTHTQRGMGLGFSSSFSRGMDSM; translated from the exons ATGTCG GCGAGTGACAACGACTCTGTCGACTTGACCAGATCTGGCTCCCCAGTTCATCACAGAAAAAGGCATATGGAGTCATCAAAGTCCCCCAGAAGCTCCAAACACCACCATTCACGGTCAAGGTCACGCTCCAGGGACCGAAAAC GTGACAGAAAGTACAGACGCAGTCGCAGCAGGAGTAAAGAG GCACGAAAGAGGGACTCCGAGAAGCCATCAAaatcacacagaaaaacagatgAGCCGCAAGACCAAGAGAGACTTTCGGCAGAGAACGGAGAGGAGCGTTCCAGGCGCAAGGACAGGAAGTCTTCGAAGGGCCGGAGCCTGTCCAGGTCACACTCCAGAGAGAG ACGGCATCACAGCAGAAGTAGGGACAAGCGGCGATCGAGATCACGCAGCCgggacaagaagaagaaggccaGGTCTCGCTCGGGTTCAAGGACCAAACACCGTCACCATAGCAGAAGTCGCAGTAAGAGCAG GGAGCGTAAGAAAAGGACTGAAAAGGTGCGCAGGAAGAGCCGAAGCAGGACTCCTAGTCCACCCGCCTTCCGAGGCCGAAACACAGCCATGGATGCTCAAGAGGCCCTAGCAAGAAG GCTGGAGAGAGCAAAGAAACTGCAGGAGCAGAAGGAGAAGGAAATGTTtgagaaacagcagcagcaacaacaggaGATCGCTGCAG cagcagccgctgCAGCAGCTGTCTCAAACCCTGCCCTCAATGTCGCGGCTCTCCTGGCCTCTGGGACGCAGGTCACACCTCAGATTGCCATGGCGGCACAGATGGCAGCCCTACAAGCAAAGACGCTGGCAGAGACCGGTATTGCTGTTCCCAGCTACTATAACCCATCCGCTGTAAACCCGATGAAGTTTGCAGagcaggagaagaagaggaaaatgcTATGGCAGGGAAAGAAGGATGGG GAGAAGTCCCAAACAGCCgagttgtgggagaagcttAACTTTGGAAACAAGGACCAAAATGTTAAATTTCGCAAACTGATGGGTATTAAA GACGATGATGAGGTGGAAGCTGCCAAACCACTGAACGATGATGGGATGAAGACGCTTCAGAAGCAGGAGGAGATGTTCAGGAACCTCGATGTTCAGTATGAGATGGCTCGCTCTCAGACGCACACTCAGAGAGGAATGGGCCTCGGCTTTTCCTCCTCGTTCTCACGTGGGATGGATTCCATGTAG
- the rsrc2 gene encoding arginine/serine-rich coiled-coil protein 2 isoform X5, with product MSASDNDSVDLTRSGSPVHHRKRHMESSKSPRSSKHHHSRSRSRSRDRKRDRKYRRSRSRSKEARKRDSEKPSKSHRKTDEPQDQERLSAENGEERSRRKDRKSSKGRSLSRSHSRERRHHSRSRDKRRSRSRSRDKKKKARSRSGSRTKHRHHSRSRSKSRERKKRTEKVRRKSRSRTPSPPAFRGRNTAMDAQEALARRLERAKKLQEQKEKEMFEKQQQQQQEIAAAAAAAAVSNPALNVAALLASGTQVTPQIAMAAQMAALQAKTLAETGIAVPSYYNPSAVNPMKFAEQEKKRKMLWQGKKDGEKSQTAELWEKLNFGNKDQNVKFRKLMGIKDDDEVEAAKPLNDDGMKTLQKQEEMFRNLDVQYEMARSQTHTQRGMGLGFSSSFSRGMDSM from the exons ATGTCG GCGAGTGACAACGACTCTGTCGACTTGACCAGATCTGGCTCCCCAGTTCATCACAGAAAAAGGCATATGGAGTCATCAAAGTCCCCCAGAAGCTCCAAACACCACCATTCACGGTCAAGGTCACGCTCCAGGGACCGAAAAC GTGACAGAAAGTACAGACGCAGTCGCAGCAGGAGTAAAGAG GCACGAAAGAGGGACTCCGAGAAGCCATCAAaatcacacagaaaaacagatgAGCCGCAAGACCAAGAGAGACTTTCGGCAGAGAACGGAGAGGAGCGTTCCAGGCGCAAGGACAGGAAGTCTTCGAAGGGCCGGAGCCTGTCCAGGTCACACTCCAGAGAGAG ACGGCATCACAGCAGAAGTAGGGACAAGCGGCGATCGAGATCACGCAGCCgggacaagaagaagaaggccaGGTCTCGCTCGGGTTCAAGGACCAAACACCGTCACCATAGCAGAAGTCGCAGTAAGAGCAG GGAGCGTAAGAAAAGGACTGAAAAGGTGCGCAGGAAGAGCCGAAGCAGGACTCCTAGTCCACCCGCCTTCCGAGGCCGAAACACAGCCATGGATGCTCAAGAGGCCCTAGCAAGAAG GCTGGAGAGAGCAAAGAAACTGCAGGAGCAGAAGGAGAAGGAAATGTTtgagaaacagcagcagcaacaacaggaGATCGCTGCAG cagccgctgCAGCAGCTGTCTCAAACCCTGCCCTCAATGTCGCGGCTCTCCTGGCCTCTGGGACGCAGGTCACACCTCAGATTGCCATGGCGGCACAGATGGCAGCCCTACAAGCAAAGACGCTGGCAGAGACCGGTATTGCTGTTCCCAGCTACTATAACCCATCCGCTGTAAACCCGATGAAGTTTGCAGagcaggagaagaagaggaaaatgcTATGGCAGGGAAAGAAGGATGGG GAGAAGTCCCAAACAGCCgagttgtgggagaagcttAACTTTGGAAACAAGGACCAAAATGTTAAATTTCGCAAACTGATGGGTATTAAA GACGATGATGAGGTGGAAGCTGCCAAACCACTGAACGATGATGGGATGAAGACGCTTCAGAAGCAGGAGGAGATGTTCAGGAACCTCGATGTTCAGTATGAGATGGCTCGCTCTCAGACGCACACTCAGAGAGGAATGGGCCTCGGCTTTTCCTCCTCGTTCTCACGTGGGATGGATTCCATGTAG